One Chanodichthys erythropterus isolate Z2021 chromosome 22, ASM2448905v1, whole genome shotgun sequence DNA window includes the following coding sequences:
- the si:ch73-112l6.1 gene encoding uncharacterized protein si:ch73-112l6.1 isoform X3: MAQQAGEKLPDPPEELLLPEGWKHTLPKELHLWVSKTLFIRDASGKLTLTEPLQLWWSPPGPQLLYAQPPPLPDPFFQSRLFLWMPSRMWAYRLVCTKPNCRRLGNYLRPCGLHNTVRRVLDMSGWYFIATEYLECSSCKKKVAGWSQDILDQLDLIHREKFPAVLTYRLSCDKELVRLMRCRTPGKSATEMYHHLCVRHKERWMAQAAEYLSVLNQFQDLSAVSVRVPQMRPVPSPSLLLAVYAKDVLTRLGEMKARVTSIYGSILKMASTEKVTKKHNSAVWATNIGNENGQVLMCVLTQTEGEGLLPMCSGLMERYRRAGEPPPQVLYVDQDCCSTTGKSKMEAMFHEWDQLVVRLDAWQFMQRFAAGVTSESHPLYGPFMGRLFSCIFEWDAGDLKRLQEAKQQELRQDAKAIGKPTAKELVRHCRYWTREAQVTKQLIEQLLKDFMGATDFMGNKLLVQERMEEIWPAQQCHLRCIQDPPGIQLYRKFREVTRGGLVLPLYHCARGVESLEAFHQYLNHFIPEGVVQWNKAQSVDVDEGSPLQHYANCLSQKFLGCKLAEDHSSPGVYTGELIGVEYLYSQTNRVLEVDGIMGPDAPDGSDEQLEVDLEYEGSGFNDLKSPEFLEFSLKSLQVQAVLPQSVSIGLSISQPDPIVSSTSGPIKDEPYAADQFTPQSITQEDDNEEKCMGPDGAPGYDRVINLANSLVELRNHGFVTQRKVDEIVTLWDKLSEHDKRGVVHPTQPENKQHFNNSHTNTIVTPCIDGLKSRLVAAICLALSHIHPAGQTIAGVRENRWDAVLRDYNMIRDIVQDSTAISTQTRLQLFEINQQTLCQWYNARKQGQEHLVLDQNIDHMMASELLLPVSHNVPEPLQYGDVIKVVIGGPKPPDSPTLRPDPEQRAAATRLPSPKVPRTTAWRRRKAEEEAAQRGLPMKRLSEQYLCQKCGKPKTKEFGHSQFRGVHFCARASGKTVGQWMEEMRRAK, from the exons ATGGCTCAACAAGCAGGTGAAAAGCTTCCTGATCCTCCTGAAGAA CTTTTACTACCAGAGGGTTGGAAGCATACGCTGCCAAAAGAGCTACATCTCTGGGTCAGTAAGACTCTCTTCATCAGAGATGCATCTGGGAAGTTGACGCTGACTGAACCTCTGCAGCTGTGGTGGTCACCCCCTGGACCCCAGTTGTTGTATGCACAGCCTCCTCCTCTTCCTGACCCGTTCTTTCAGAGCAGGCTGTTCCTTTGGATGCCTAGCCGCATGTGGGCATACAGGCTAGTGTGCACGAAGCCCAACTGCCGTCGTCTCGGCAATTATTTGAGGCCTTGTGGGCTGCACAACACCGTCCGGAGGGTTTTGGACATGAGCGGGTGGTATTTCATTGCCACAGAGTACCTGGAGTGCTCTTCTTGCAAGAAGAAGGTGGCAGGCTGGTCACAAGACATTCTGGATCAATTGGATCTTATCCATCGTGAGAAATTCCCCGCAGTCCTAACCTACAG GCTGTCTTGCGATAAAGAACTTGTTAGATTGATGCGGTGTCGGACACCAGGGAAGAGTGCAACAGAGATGTACCATCACCTTTGTGTCCGGCATAAGGAGCGGTGGATGGCTCAGGCCGCAGAGTACCTCTCTGTATTGAACCAGTTTCAAGATCTTAGCGCTGTTTCTGTCAGGGTGCCACAGATGAGGCCAGTGCCTTCTCCATCTTTGCTGTTGGCAGTATATGCAAAGGATGTTTTGACACGACTCGGAGAGATGAAGGCCAGGGTCACTTCCATCTACGGCTCCATCCTGAAGATGGCCTCCACCGAGAAG GTCACTAAGAAACACAATTCAGCTGTGTGGGCCACAAATATAGGAAATGAGAATGGCCAGGTCCTAATGTGTGTCCTAACCCAAACAGAGGGAGAGGGCCTGCTACCCATGTGCTCCGGCTTGATGGAACGTTACCGGCGAGCCGGAGAACCTCCTCCCCAGGTTCTGTACGTAGACCAGGACTGTTGTTCCACAACAGGCAAGAGCAAAATGGAAGCTATGTTCCACGAGTGGGACCAGCTGGTTGTCAGGCTGGACGCATGGCAGTTTATGCAGCGGTTCGCAGCAGGCGTCACTTCAGAAAGCCACCCGCTGTACGGCCCCTTCATGGGACGGCTCTTCTCCTGTATATTTGAGTGGGATGCTGGAGATTTAAAAAGACTGCAAGAAGCCAAGCAACAGGAGCTGCGACAAGATGCCAAAGCAATCGGGAAGCCCACTGCCAAAGAGTTGGTAAGGCACTGCCGCTACTGGACACGTGAGGCTCAGGTGACCAAGCAGCTCATTGAACAGCTGTTGAAAGACTTCATGGGAGCCACAGACTTCATGGGCAACAAACTGTTGGTCCAGGAGAGGATGGAAGAGATCTGGCCAGCCCAACAATGCCATCTTCGGTGTATCCAGGACCCTCCAGGCATCCAGCTTTACAGGAAGTTTAGAGAGGTTACCAGAGGAGGGTTAGTTCTTCCTCTGTACCACTGTGCACGTGGTGTAGAATCCCTTGAAGCATTCCATCAGTATCTGAACCACTTCATTCCAG AAGGGGTAGTGCAGTGGAACAAGGCGCAATCTGTTGATGTTGATGAAGGCAGTCCGCTGCAGCACTATGCAAACTGTCTGAGCCAGAAGTTTCTAGGCTGTAAACTGGCTGAGGATCACAGTAGCCCAGGAGTTTACACTG GTGAGCTCATAGGAGTGGAGTATCTGTATTCTCAAACCAACAGAGTGTTGGAGGTGGACGGCATCATGGGTCCTGATGCACCTGATGGAAGTGATGAGCAGCTGGAGGTTGACCTGGAATATGAGGGTTCAGGTTTTAATGACCTTAAATCACCAGAGTTCTTGGAATTCAGCCTCAAATCACTTCAAGTTCAGGCAGTGCTTCCGCAATCCGTTTCCATCGGCCTATCAATATCCCAACCGGATCCAATAGTGTCTTCCACCTCTGGGCCTATAAAGGATGAGCCATACGCTGCAGACCAGTTCACGCCTCAGAGCATCACACAGGAAGATGATAAT gagGAAAAATGCATGGGGCCTGATGGTGCTCCTGGGTATGACCGTGTTATTAACCTGGCCAACAGTTTAGTTGAGCTTAGAAATCATGGATTTGTCACACAGCGAAAGGTGGACGAGATTGTCACTCTGTGGGATAAGCTATCAGAGCATGACAAGCGTGGTGTCGTCCACCCGACACAGCCCGAAAACAAACAACACTTTAACAACAGCCATACCAATACCATTGTGACTCCGTGTATAGATGGTCTGAAGAG CCGGCTTGTCGCTGCCATTTGCCTCGCTCTCAGCCACATTCACCCCGCCGGTCAGACCATCGCTGGTGTCAGGGAGAACAGGTGGGATGCCGTCCTCAGGGACTACAACATGATTAGGGACATTGTTCAGGACAGCACTGCCATCTCAACCCAGACACGGTTACAGCTCTTTGAGATAAATCAGCAGACATTGTGCCAGTG gtacaatgcaaggaaacagggGCAAGAACACTTGGTTTTGGACCAAAACATTGACCACATGATGGCTTCTGAGCTCCTACTTCCTGTGTCGCACAACGTTCCAGAGCCCCTTCAATATGGAGATGTAATTAAAGTGGTGATTGGAGGTCCCAAGCCTCCTGATTCCCCAACCTTACGACCAGACCCAGAGCAAAGAGCTGCTGCCACCAGGCTCCCTAGTCCAAAGGTGCCTCGGACCACCGCTTGGCGGCGCAGGAAGGCAGAGGAAGAAGCAGCCCAGCGAGGGTTACCTATGAAGCGGCTTTCCGAGCAGTATCTTTGTCAAAAGTGTGGCAAACCAAAGACAAAAGAGTTTGGTCACAGCCAGTTCCGCGGAGTCCACTTTTGTGCTAGAGCCTCTGGAAAGACTGTAGGGCAATGGATGGAGGAGATGAGGAGAGCAAAGTGA
- the si:ch73-112l6.1 gene encoding uncharacterized protein si:ch73-112l6.1 isoform X2, whose amino-acid sequence MAQQAGEKLPDPPEELLLPEGWKHTLPKELHLWVSKTLFIRDASGKLTLTEPLQLWWSPPGPQLLYAQPPPLPDPFFQSRLFLWMPSRMWAYRLVCTKPNCRRLGNYLRPCGLHNTVRRVLDMSGWYFIATEYLECSSCKKKVAGWSQDILDQLDLIHREKFPAVLTYRLSCDKELVRLMRCRTPGKSATEMYHHLCVRHKERWMAQAAEYLSVLNQFQDLSAVSVRVPQMRPVPSPSLLLAVYAKDVLTRLGEMKARVTSIYGSILKMASTEKVTKKHNSAVWATNIGNENGQVLMCVLTQTEGEGLLPMCSGLMERYRRAGEPPPQVLYVDQDCCSTTGKSKMEAMFHEWDQLVVRLDAWQFMQRFAAGVTSESHPLYGPFMGRLFSCIFEWDAGDLKRLQEAKQQELRQDAKAIGKPTAKELVRHCRYWTREAQVTKQLIEQLLKDFMGATDFMGNKLLVQERMEEIWPAQQCHLRCIQDPPGIQLYRKFREVTRGGLVLPLYHCARGVESLEAFHQYLNHFIPGTSTNDLYFHVYLLEGVVQWNKAQSVDVDEGSPLQHYANCLSQKFLGCKLAEDHSSPGVYTGELIGVEYLYSQTNRVLEVDGIMGPDAPDGSDEQLEVDLEYEGSGFNDLKSPEFLEFSLKSLQVQAVLPQSVSIGLSISQPDPIVSSTSGPIKDEPYAADQFTPQSITQEDDNEEKCMGPDGAPGYDRVINLANSLVELRNHGFVTQRKVDEIVTLWDKLSEHDKRGVVHPTQPENKQHFNNSHTNTIVTPCIDGLKSHIHPAGQTIAGVRENRWDAVLRDYNMIRDIVQDSTAISTQTRLQLFEINQQTLCQWYNARKQGQEHLVLDQNIDHMMASELLLPVSHNVPEPLQYGDVIKVVIGGPKPPDSPTLRPDPEQRAAATRLPSPKVPRTTAWRRRKAEEEAAQRGLPMKRLSEQYLCQKCGKPKTKEFGHSQFRGVHFCARASGKTVGQWMEEMRRAK is encoded by the exons ATGGCTCAACAAGCAGGTGAAAAGCTTCCTGATCCTCCTGAAGAA CTTTTACTACCAGAGGGTTGGAAGCATACGCTGCCAAAAGAGCTACATCTCTGGGTCAGTAAGACTCTCTTCATCAGAGATGCATCTGGGAAGTTGACGCTGACTGAACCTCTGCAGCTGTGGTGGTCACCCCCTGGACCCCAGTTGTTGTATGCACAGCCTCCTCCTCTTCCTGACCCGTTCTTTCAGAGCAGGCTGTTCCTTTGGATGCCTAGCCGCATGTGGGCATACAGGCTAGTGTGCACGAAGCCCAACTGCCGTCGTCTCGGCAATTATTTGAGGCCTTGTGGGCTGCACAACACCGTCCGGAGGGTTTTGGACATGAGCGGGTGGTATTTCATTGCCACAGAGTACCTGGAGTGCTCTTCTTGCAAGAAGAAGGTGGCAGGCTGGTCACAAGACATTCTGGATCAATTGGATCTTATCCATCGTGAGAAATTCCCCGCAGTCCTAACCTACAG GCTGTCTTGCGATAAAGAACTTGTTAGATTGATGCGGTGTCGGACACCAGGGAAGAGTGCAACAGAGATGTACCATCACCTTTGTGTCCGGCATAAGGAGCGGTGGATGGCTCAGGCCGCAGAGTACCTCTCTGTATTGAACCAGTTTCAAGATCTTAGCGCTGTTTCTGTCAGGGTGCCACAGATGAGGCCAGTGCCTTCTCCATCTTTGCTGTTGGCAGTATATGCAAAGGATGTTTTGACACGACTCGGAGAGATGAAGGCCAGGGTCACTTCCATCTACGGCTCCATCCTGAAGATGGCCTCCACCGAGAAG GTCACTAAGAAACACAATTCAGCTGTGTGGGCCACAAATATAGGAAATGAGAATGGCCAGGTCCTAATGTGTGTCCTAACCCAAACAGAGGGAGAGGGCCTGCTACCCATGTGCTCCGGCTTGATGGAACGTTACCGGCGAGCCGGAGAACCTCCTCCCCAGGTTCTGTACGTAGACCAGGACTGTTGTTCCACAACAGGCAAGAGCAAAATGGAAGCTATGTTCCACGAGTGGGACCAGCTGGTTGTCAGGCTGGACGCATGGCAGTTTATGCAGCGGTTCGCAGCAGGCGTCACTTCAGAAAGCCACCCGCTGTACGGCCCCTTCATGGGACGGCTCTTCTCCTGTATATTTGAGTGGGATGCTGGAGATTTAAAAAGACTGCAAGAAGCCAAGCAACAGGAGCTGCGACAAGATGCCAAAGCAATCGGGAAGCCCACTGCCAAAGAGTTGGTAAGGCACTGCCGCTACTGGACACGTGAGGCTCAGGTGACCAAGCAGCTCATTGAACAGCTGTTGAAAGACTTCATGGGAGCCACAGACTTCATGGGCAACAAACTGTTGGTCCAGGAGAGGATGGAAGAGATCTGGCCAGCCCAACAATGCCATCTTCGGTGTATCCAGGACCCTCCAGGCATCCAGCTTTACAGGAAGTTTAGAGAGGTTACCAGAGGAGGGTTAGTTCTTCCTCTGTACCACTGTGCACGTGGTGTAGAATCCCTTGAAGCATTCCATCAGTATCTGAACCACTTCATTCCAG gtACAAGTACAAATGACTTGTACTTCCATGTTTATCTGCTAGAAGGGGTAGTGCAGTGGAACAAGGCGCAATCTGTTGATGTTGATGAAGGCAGTCCGCTGCAGCACTATGCAAACTGTCTGAGCCAGAAGTTTCTAGGCTGTAAACTGGCTGAGGATCACAGTAGCCCAGGAGTTTACACTG GTGAGCTCATAGGAGTGGAGTATCTGTATTCTCAAACCAACAGAGTGTTGGAGGTGGACGGCATCATGGGTCCTGATGCACCTGATGGAAGTGATGAGCAGCTGGAGGTTGACCTGGAATATGAGGGTTCAGGTTTTAATGACCTTAAATCACCAGAGTTCTTGGAATTCAGCCTCAAATCACTTCAAGTTCAGGCAGTGCTTCCGCAATCCGTTTCCATCGGCCTATCAATATCCCAACCGGATCCAATAGTGTCTTCCACCTCTGGGCCTATAAAGGATGAGCCATACGCTGCAGACCAGTTCACGCCTCAGAGCATCACACAGGAAGATGATAAT gagGAAAAATGCATGGGGCCTGATGGTGCTCCTGGGTATGACCGTGTTATTAACCTGGCCAACAGTTTAGTTGAGCTTAGAAATCATGGATTTGTCACACAGCGAAAGGTGGACGAGATTGTCACTCTGTGGGATAAGCTATCAGAGCATGACAAGCGTGGTGTCGTCCACCCGACACAGCCCGAAAACAAACAACACTTTAACAACAGCCATACCAATACCATTGTGACTCCGTGTATAGATGGTCTGAAGAG CCACATTCACCCCGCCGGTCAGACCATCGCTGGTGTCAGGGAGAACAGGTGGGATGCCGTCCTCAGGGACTACAACATGATTAGGGACATTGTTCAGGACAGCACTGCCATCTCAACCCAGACACGGTTACAGCTCTTTGAGATAAATCAGCAGACATTGTGCCAGTG gtacaatgcaaggaaacagggGCAAGAACACTTGGTTTTGGACCAAAACATTGACCACATGATGGCTTCTGAGCTCCTACTTCCTGTGTCGCACAACGTTCCAGAGCCCCTTCAATATGGAGATGTAATTAAAGTGGTGATTGGAGGTCCCAAGCCTCCTGATTCCCCAACCTTACGACCAGACCCAGAGCAAAGAGCTGCTGCCACCAGGCTCCCTAGTCCAAAGGTGCCTCGGACCACCGCTTGGCGGCGCAGGAAGGCAGAGGAAGAAGCAGCCCAGCGAGGGTTACCTATGAAGCGGCTTTCCGAGCAGTATCTTTGTCAAAAGTGTGGCAAACCAAAGACAAAAGAGTTTGGTCACAGCCAGTTCCGCGGAGTCCACTTTTGTGCTAGAGCCTCTGGAAAGACTGTAGGGCAATGGATGGAGGAGATGAGGAGAGCAAAGTGA
- the si:ch73-112l6.1 gene encoding uncharacterized protein si:ch73-112l6.1 isoform X1, whose translation MAQQAGEKLPDPPEELLLPEGWKHTLPKELHLWVSKTLFIRDASGKLTLTEPLQLWWSPPGPQLLYAQPPPLPDPFFQSRLFLWMPSRMWAYRLVCTKPNCRRLGNYLRPCGLHNTVRRVLDMSGWYFIATEYLECSSCKKKVAGWSQDILDQLDLIHREKFPAVLTYRLSCDKELVRLMRCRTPGKSATEMYHHLCVRHKERWMAQAAEYLSVLNQFQDLSAVSVRVPQMRPVPSPSLLLAVYAKDVLTRLGEMKARVTSIYGSILKMASTEKVTKKHNSAVWATNIGNENGQVLMCVLTQTEGEGLLPMCSGLMERYRRAGEPPPQVLYVDQDCCSTTGKSKMEAMFHEWDQLVVRLDAWQFMQRFAAGVTSESHPLYGPFMGRLFSCIFEWDAGDLKRLQEAKQQELRQDAKAIGKPTAKELVRHCRYWTREAQVTKQLIEQLLKDFMGATDFMGNKLLVQERMEEIWPAQQCHLRCIQDPPGIQLYRKFREVTRGGLVLPLYHCARGVESLEAFHQYLNHFIPGTSTNDLYFHVYLLEGVVQWNKAQSVDVDEGSPLQHYANCLSQKFLGCKLAEDHSSPGVYTGELIGVEYLYSQTNRVLEVDGIMGPDAPDGSDEQLEVDLEYEGSGFNDLKSPEFLEFSLKSLQVQAVLPQSVSIGLSISQPDPIVSSTSGPIKDEPYAADQFTPQSITQEDDNEEKCMGPDGAPGYDRVINLANSLVELRNHGFVTQRKVDEIVTLWDKLSEHDKRGVVHPTQPENKQHFNNSHTNTIVTPCIDGLKSRLVAAICLALSHIHPAGQTIAGVRENRWDAVLRDYNMIRDIVQDSTAISTQTRLQLFEINQQTLCQWYNARKQGQEHLVLDQNIDHMMASELLLPVSHNVPEPLQYGDVIKVVIGGPKPPDSPTLRPDPEQRAAATRLPSPKVPRTTAWRRRKAEEEAAQRGLPMKRLSEQYLCQKCGKPKTKEFGHSQFRGVHFCARASGKTVGQWMEEMRRAK comes from the exons ATGGCTCAACAAGCAGGTGAAAAGCTTCCTGATCCTCCTGAAGAA CTTTTACTACCAGAGGGTTGGAAGCATACGCTGCCAAAAGAGCTACATCTCTGGGTCAGTAAGACTCTCTTCATCAGAGATGCATCTGGGAAGTTGACGCTGACTGAACCTCTGCAGCTGTGGTGGTCACCCCCTGGACCCCAGTTGTTGTATGCACAGCCTCCTCCTCTTCCTGACCCGTTCTTTCAGAGCAGGCTGTTCCTTTGGATGCCTAGCCGCATGTGGGCATACAGGCTAGTGTGCACGAAGCCCAACTGCCGTCGTCTCGGCAATTATTTGAGGCCTTGTGGGCTGCACAACACCGTCCGGAGGGTTTTGGACATGAGCGGGTGGTATTTCATTGCCACAGAGTACCTGGAGTGCTCTTCTTGCAAGAAGAAGGTGGCAGGCTGGTCACAAGACATTCTGGATCAATTGGATCTTATCCATCGTGAGAAATTCCCCGCAGTCCTAACCTACAG GCTGTCTTGCGATAAAGAACTTGTTAGATTGATGCGGTGTCGGACACCAGGGAAGAGTGCAACAGAGATGTACCATCACCTTTGTGTCCGGCATAAGGAGCGGTGGATGGCTCAGGCCGCAGAGTACCTCTCTGTATTGAACCAGTTTCAAGATCTTAGCGCTGTTTCTGTCAGGGTGCCACAGATGAGGCCAGTGCCTTCTCCATCTTTGCTGTTGGCAGTATATGCAAAGGATGTTTTGACACGACTCGGAGAGATGAAGGCCAGGGTCACTTCCATCTACGGCTCCATCCTGAAGATGGCCTCCACCGAGAAG GTCACTAAGAAACACAATTCAGCTGTGTGGGCCACAAATATAGGAAATGAGAATGGCCAGGTCCTAATGTGTGTCCTAACCCAAACAGAGGGAGAGGGCCTGCTACCCATGTGCTCCGGCTTGATGGAACGTTACCGGCGAGCCGGAGAACCTCCTCCCCAGGTTCTGTACGTAGACCAGGACTGTTGTTCCACAACAGGCAAGAGCAAAATGGAAGCTATGTTCCACGAGTGGGACCAGCTGGTTGTCAGGCTGGACGCATGGCAGTTTATGCAGCGGTTCGCAGCAGGCGTCACTTCAGAAAGCCACCCGCTGTACGGCCCCTTCATGGGACGGCTCTTCTCCTGTATATTTGAGTGGGATGCTGGAGATTTAAAAAGACTGCAAGAAGCCAAGCAACAGGAGCTGCGACAAGATGCCAAAGCAATCGGGAAGCCCACTGCCAAAGAGTTGGTAAGGCACTGCCGCTACTGGACACGTGAGGCTCAGGTGACCAAGCAGCTCATTGAACAGCTGTTGAAAGACTTCATGGGAGCCACAGACTTCATGGGCAACAAACTGTTGGTCCAGGAGAGGATGGAAGAGATCTGGCCAGCCCAACAATGCCATCTTCGGTGTATCCAGGACCCTCCAGGCATCCAGCTTTACAGGAAGTTTAGAGAGGTTACCAGAGGAGGGTTAGTTCTTCCTCTGTACCACTGTGCACGTGGTGTAGAATCCCTTGAAGCATTCCATCAGTATCTGAACCACTTCATTCCAG gtACAAGTACAAATGACTTGTACTTCCATGTTTATCTGCTAGAAGGGGTAGTGCAGTGGAACAAGGCGCAATCTGTTGATGTTGATGAAGGCAGTCCGCTGCAGCACTATGCAAACTGTCTGAGCCAGAAGTTTCTAGGCTGTAAACTGGCTGAGGATCACAGTAGCCCAGGAGTTTACACTG GTGAGCTCATAGGAGTGGAGTATCTGTATTCTCAAACCAACAGAGTGTTGGAGGTGGACGGCATCATGGGTCCTGATGCACCTGATGGAAGTGATGAGCAGCTGGAGGTTGACCTGGAATATGAGGGTTCAGGTTTTAATGACCTTAAATCACCAGAGTTCTTGGAATTCAGCCTCAAATCACTTCAAGTTCAGGCAGTGCTTCCGCAATCCGTTTCCATCGGCCTATCAATATCCCAACCGGATCCAATAGTGTCTTCCACCTCTGGGCCTATAAAGGATGAGCCATACGCTGCAGACCAGTTCACGCCTCAGAGCATCACACAGGAAGATGATAAT gagGAAAAATGCATGGGGCCTGATGGTGCTCCTGGGTATGACCGTGTTATTAACCTGGCCAACAGTTTAGTTGAGCTTAGAAATCATGGATTTGTCACACAGCGAAAGGTGGACGAGATTGTCACTCTGTGGGATAAGCTATCAGAGCATGACAAGCGTGGTGTCGTCCACCCGACACAGCCCGAAAACAAACAACACTTTAACAACAGCCATACCAATACCATTGTGACTCCGTGTATAGATGGTCTGAAGAG CCGGCTTGTCGCTGCCATTTGCCTCGCTCTCAGCCACATTCACCCCGCCGGTCAGACCATCGCTGGTGTCAGGGAGAACAGGTGGGATGCCGTCCTCAGGGACTACAACATGATTAGGGACATTGTTCAGGACAGCACTGCCATCTCAACCCAGACACGGTTACAGCTCTTTGAGATAAATCAGCAGACATTGTGCCAGTG gtacaatgcaaggaaacagggGCAAGAACACTTGGTTTTGGACCAAAACATTGACCACATGATGGCTTCTGAGCTCCTACTTCCTGTGTCGCACAACGTTCCAGAGCCCCTTCAATATGGAGATGTAATTAAAGTGGTGATTGGAGGTCCCAAGCCTCCTGATTCCCCAACCTTACGACCAGACCCAGAGCAAAGAGCTGCTGCCACCAGGCTCCCTAGTCCAAAGGTGCCTCGGACCACCGCTTGGCGGCGCAGGAAGGCAGAGGAAGAAGCAGCCCAGCGAGGGTTACCTATGAAGCGGCTTTCCGAGCAGTATCTTTGTCAAAAGTGTGGCAAACCAAAGACAAAAGAGTTTGGTCACAGCCAGTTCCGCGGAGTCCACTTTTGTGCTAGAGCCTCTGGAAAGACTGTAGGGCAATGGATGGAGGAGATGAGGAGAGCAAAGTGA